Part of the Anopheles coluzzii chromosome 3, AcolN3, whole genome shotgun sequence genome is shown below.
TTTGTTTGCtgatttgttgatttttcttttccgcGACCTTCTATTTCGATTTTCAGAGGGGCtgcctcgtgtgtgtgtgtgtgtgtgtgtgtgtttttgctgatttgtttttttacttttaccaGTACTTCTGATGGGAAAAGAAGGGTAAATATTAGGTATCAAGTTTGcatgtttgatttgattaataacttttttgtttctctacATCGGGTATTGGGTGTGTCGGGTTGCAAGTGTTTCAAACGGAGGGAAGGCCGTACATGCGTACAAATTATCCATTAATAGGgagcgaaataaaaaaaaaaaacaaaaaacaaccacggAATCAGTGGAGAGGAATGAGATGCAATATGTTAACTTTCTGGCATGATTCACCCATCAAACaggttgtgtgtatgttgatGGTGGTATCGGTTTGCCCTTCTATTATACGTTCGTTAAAGGGAAATTACGGGAGAGAGAGGTGTGATTTTTGCAGCAAGCAAAGCCCCCAAAACAGTTCCCTGGTCCGGAAATGCTCAAATCTTAAACGTGACTAATGCCTAATGATGGTGtgaagcattaaaaataattcacttcAATCGCCAGCACTGCCCGCACAGGCCGGACCAAAATTAGCTTTCCCATCGTGCTGACAGGAGGCGCAACTGATGCGTTTGCAACAGACGTGAAGCTACAGACATGACGAATATGACCATGATGATTCACGCGCGCCAGGAGTCGTAGGGCCGTGAGCGATCGAAGGGTGTGAATTGCAAATACCAAGAACCGGTAGCTGATCATATGGGGGTGACGACGTGTTGAGTGTTGGGATCGAACTGCAAgcactatttaaattaaataaacacataACCGCAGGCAAAGAATAATACATGTTGCTCtcaaaatttgttttacgATTGTCTGTGAGAAATATTTCTATATATTGTGACTGTGTTGAGCAATTGAGGGTATTGTAGATAATAGAAATCATATATTGTATAGTTAATTATCCATGCACGGGTCAACGTTACCAACACATgaatgatgagtttttttaaaACGTTTTACCGTCAATTGAAGTCTAGTTTGCTGCTACTAGCTAGACAAAAACATTGATTTtcaataaactaaaaataacatttaGTCAGCAGACAAAATGTGACACCTCATTAAACCTCTAGCAGTGATGACCCAAAAAGTGATTCAATTTCGTTCAGAAGCGTGTACGATGAAAGAAAGGAACGACGAAAACGGATTCTGTGTGGCAGTTTGAGGACTTCAGATCAACTCGTCCAGCATCTACtacatcttggcactattagacaacaatcaggagcatcgaaagaaagcctGTTTCTGTATGGCCGATGACCTTGAATGACAAGAAGTCTCTCCAAAGAAAGCTGAAGAAGAGGCCCGAGGGAAAAGCTTCGCTATATCGCTGCGCTCACTTGGTCGGAAGGTCAATGTAACCAGGCAAACAGTGAAAAAGCAAATGGGAAACATGATGCCATACATGCATGCCAGGAAGCGGAAATCGCATCTACTGGATTCGGAGCTGCAGTTAATCACGTCATAACTCAATGCGATCTTTGAGGAGATGAAACGGCTAAATAACGATGTGATCCTAGTTAGCGTTTGCCGGTCCGTCGACCAACTGCGACCCACTCAGTATTTCTGGTTCTGGTGGAAAAAATGAGGTGGAATTAATGCAAATCGAAGATAGAACTTAAAACATGGCGCCTATGCGCATCTCTTCATCCACCATAGCGAAAATGCCGGATAACTGGTGGAAGGCCGCTTGCAAGGTTGTAGATTTTGTATTGCAGGTAATCTTTTAAAATCACCTTTCAAAGAAAGGCTAATGCAAGTAAGTATCTGTTTTTTTATCCTACAGTGATCCGAAAAAAGTTGTAGGAAGTGTTAAAATCTGGCGGGAAATGTTAATCTCTTTATCACAAACATGCTTGAATCGTAAAGATTGAGGAATCATTGGACATGTTTAATCAAAATTATAGTAttcacatttttcttcaatatcattgaattattttcatCCTACTAGAATGCcttacttttattttattttaagtatAATCACCGTCGTTTATCAAACGAAATTTGAATCTTTTTAATAAAACGGATTCTTAAACCATCTTGTAGTTTTTGAGAAACTTGTTGTTACGTTACTAGGTTTCGTATATCCAACTTCACATGTGTAACACATCCTAACACTCGAGAGGTAACGCTCTCTTCTCCAATGAGCGTTACCTAATGTATGGATAATCCCTTGCTTTTGAAAACACTCTATGATGTAGgccaataataatgatgaatGATGTTATTTAACTTTTGTATTGTTGTTGATATAAAAACAACTGATGCTTGTACTGAAGCAGTAGATCAAAACCAATATGAAATGTTAATAtgacatttttattattcaaaaatttaaaggacATGTAAAAAGTTTACCCCACAAAGGACTTGCCCGTCATAGCGTATTCAATTCGGTTCCTTCGAACCGTGGTTTCAAATGTTGAGTGTGTTGAGCCGATCAACGATCCCACCGGAGAGAGTGATACTGTCCCCAGCCCGGCAACTTGTACGGCGCTACACCGAGCACTCGCATATTCGCCTGCCAACCCCTTCACGTCGTTACAGACTGACGTCAGCACGTGTCCCAAAAGGATGCGAGCCAAAGGATGTGGCTGTACCGTTGCTTCCTCGAATTGATCTCTGGGGACGCATAAAAACATGATACACATGAAGCAGCTCGCATGGATTGCACGGTCGGGGTGGCAGTAGGTATAAAAGTGACATTTGGTCGCTGATTTTGGATTTCTCCACCAGTTAGTCGCTTGCGCTTGCGAAGGTGGTCTGCCGGGTTTTGTAACAACGGTCACGAGCGAAATCGTACAGCAAACGGGGAAAAAGGTCTTGCCCTCTCGCCAAATGTCACGAAACCAAACTAACAAGCGCGCGTGTAATTGAATTTGAAGGTGGTGTACTGGCAGCTTTGCGTGAACCTTGCGAACAGCAGTGGTGGATCCGAAATGAACGCAACACAAACTGCACTTCCCAACGTTTGAACGTATTGATTTGAATTTCTGCCCATACATGCGCCGTCTTTCTACTGTGGGGTGTTGAAGCAAGTGGATGAGCAAGTGTGCACTCGGGAGCGTCACTGGTGCgacaatgtgtttgtgtgagcggTCCCGCTGATGCATTTGTGCATTTGGCCAGTGCCAGTCGCTAGGGAAGACAATTGCAGTTGCATTCGGTGAAGAATTGCACACGGGTGCAATTTCGTTgcgttgtgctgtgtgttgatcgtgttttttgtgtgccgttcgttcgtttcttGCGTTGTTGTAATCATCTCAGGTGGTTTAGGTGGAAAGTTTTTCGCTAAGGAATCTCTCTTCAGTGCAAATTGCGGCAGAACGTTCAACAAAATCTGAAAACAAACCCCGAATGGCAAACGAGCGATGCCCGCCCGCAAAGTGTCGTCTGCTGGCGGTCGTCTTGATAACGCTCACGCTGCTAGTAACGCTCGTGATGGCGCTGTCAGCGAGCGGTGGTACCGTGCTGCAGCACGACATCCCCACCCCACCGGACGCCAGTGATCCATCATCATCCGGCATCTGTATGGTGGCCTTCGATCACGGTCTTGCCATCGGGTCGCTGCGCCAAACGTACGGTGGGAGCAGCTACTGCGCCTACGAAGGCATACCGTACGTGCAGCCACCAGTCGGCAAACTTCGATTTGAGGTTAGTGCCGCGAAACCGCCTGccaatgtttgtgtgtttgatttaagGGCTTGGCGATGATCGTTTTGCGTTTCTTGTTGTGTGTGCAGGATCCGCAGCCGTACCAGTTGGAGGGGGCCCGGCTGTTTCAGAACGTCTCGAAGGCATGCCCGCAGGCGTACGAAGCACCGGCCCAGATGGAGAAGCTCGAGACGAGTGAGGATTGTTTGTACTTGAACGTTTACGGGGGCCGTTTGCCGGGGGCGGCCAAGCCGGATGATGCGCTGTGGCCGGTGATGCTCTGGATTCACGGTGGATCGTTTGTGGTCGGATCGGCACAGACCGACATCTTCGGGCCTGAGTTTCTTGTGGAGAAGGTgagttgggggggggggggggggggggggggaaagaatTGAGAAATGGATGTAATTGGTTGTATATTCGAACAAAATTACTAGACTAAATAATTAGACGCAGAGTGTTGATTTACCGCGGGTTAGTTTAATAGATGTAGACATTTGAGCAGGAGTTAGTAGAATAGGTGTCTTGGGAGCTTGGGATTTAAGCGTTTCGTTTGCATGATGTGGTTGCAATAATCAAGAGTTAAATGGTAAATACGAATGATATATTTTCAGAGATTGTGGAATTATTTTCACAGCCAATTTCATTGTCATTGAACATAATTAAGCGGTGAAACGAACTGGATTTTGACTGTTGCAATTGTTTCTTTGTTGCAATCTGTTTAAAAAACCTGAATTCGTTTTCGAGGCCATGTTATTTTAGAATGGTTTGAAAAAGGGGGTTTAGTAAATGTTTCGATAGGttaatttatttcgtttattCTTATGAAAGGATACTTAATTAGCatgaaaaatcatttattaTAGATCAGACTCGGTGTATTATAATCTAGTCGTACGAACTTTATCGTGGCTCACTAGTCTCAAATTGTCTTTCATCCATCAAACTAATTGATTGTAACCTTTATGCTTTAGAATATAGGCTTACCTCATAGGTATGTAACGCAATGAGATATATATGATGACGGGCAATGAGTAAGAATTGTGCCTGAAGATACATTAGATCCCGTAGATAGTATTGAATTATGCCAATCCTATATTCACAGTTCATGTGTTGCGTAAGTAGATTATGATTTTAGTTTCAATAGTTTGAATGTTATTTGTACTCTAAACAAGAGCTTGAGCATgacaaagaataaaaaagtgggctaaaaattcattcaaaattcactaaaaaagaagagaaagaaagaaaagaaatattcACTGACACTGACTTATACTCAGAAAACTGATCAGACAAGGAATCTGATATGATACCACAAAGAAAAATCTCTGTATCAGCAATGATTCGAAGCACTGTAAATCCATCGAATATTCGAAGCGTTGAAGCCCATTTTGGCCGTTGTCTTTCGAATATTCGAGGCGTTGAAGCTGTTGTCTTAGAAGGtctttgaatttgaatttgaaggaTTAAACTGTTCAATCGTTCGTTCGTTATCTATGGATAATTAGTAAGCAACTGATAACCATTATTCTTACAGGGAGGCCGACGTCGGTTGTTGCACCATAGAATAAGAATATGAAATTGTCCTAAATCTGTGGCACATGATTTCACACATTCTTAAAATGTCTAAAATGATTCGCAGTTAttgaattgattttgattACCGTACATCAAATTCAAGGACAATCCTATGAAGAAGAATATGATTTGGTATGGAAATCCTCTTAACAGCCACGTATTTCGATTAGGGAAAAAGGATCTATGTTATTTAAATGTgatgtaaatttttattttcattttgtttgattgaagCCTATTTTTCGAATGGAAAAGGACATTTTAATTACCATACCTAGGCCTTTTTTCTGCTAATTTGTTATCTTAACTAGTATAATTTGAGGTTGTACAAACTAGATATAACAAACATAATGTAAAGTGTCACTCTAACTGTCCAAcgtttgatgttttctttGTACTAAAGGTAACATATGTTTTCTAATATTCGTTATAACTTTATAGAATTTAGTGTAATTTGTTAATTGATATTATATTTTGATTTCTAATACTCTTTCAAATCTGCACCATGTTATGGTTTTACAGAAATTTATCGATTTGTAGAATTTTGCCTAAGAAATTTCTAcaaaagtattgttttattttatccgTTAAAACGAAGTTCCACACTTTTCTTGGAAACCCCCATGACCATCCCTCAGAGCGAGATTAGCGGTAAAACTTTCAACCCCCAAAATTTAATTCCCAACCTACGACCGGCAAACCCATAAAGCTGACAATCCGATTTGTGAGGCAGGCGACGCACGCCACAAGAGCCGCCACGTCATCCACTGGTAGGCTCGTTTGGGGGGCGCGTGCTCACCGCCACACGCACGGATAATCAGCGATGGGGTTTGCAAAGAGAGAGGATTATGACTAATCGCAACAACCCCAATCGCTCTTCCTGCAGGGCATCATCGTGGTAACGTTCAACTATCGGCTGGCCGCGCTCGGCTTCCTCTCGCTTCCGGACCTCGGCATTAACGCGAATCTCGGCCTGCTCGATCAGCTCGAGGCGCTCCGGTGGACGGCTCGCAATGCCATCCAGTTCGGCGGCGATCCGACCCGGATTACGCTGTGCGGCTGGAGCGCCGGGGCGGCCTCGGTGACGTACCATCTCTACTCGCCCGCCGCCAAGGGCCTGTTCCACAATGCGATCATCATGAGCGGCAGCATGACGCAATCCTGGGCGTACGATTTCGACCCGGACCGGTGCGGGCGCGAGTACCTGCGCCTGCTGGACGCCACCAACCGCGAGCAGCTGCAGTCCCGCCCGCTCGCCCGGCTGATGGCGATCGAGCGCGCGTTTCACATCAATTTCTTCTCCCTGTTCTACTACTGCTTCCTGCCGACCGACGACAGCTATCGGCCGGAGCCGGAGCTGCGGATCGTTGGGCCGGATCCGTTCGCGCGGGTCCGGTCCGGGCCGCCGGAAAGCGACGTGCCGCTGCTGGTCGGTTACACGACGCTCGAGCACGGGAACTTGTTTCTGGAGCGCGATTTTTCCCACACCACGCCCAACTTCCCGAACGATAACGCGACCGTGCAGGCGCTGCTGGAGGACTACCTGGACAGGCGGGCGGCCCACGGCAACAGGTCGGTGCCGAGGCGTCGCTTCTATCAGGAGCTCGCGTCGGTGGCGGACATTATCTACGGCATACAGTACTTCGTGCGGCAGGCGGCAGCCCACAAGCGAGCGCCCCTCTACCGCTATCAGTTCGCGTACGATGGGGCCTTTGGGTACGCGAAGCATTGGTACTACCGGAACGAGATAGTGCGGCCGGATTTGCCCGGTCCGATGCACGGCGACGAGCTGGGCTATCTATTCACGCCTTTCGTGTACCGGAGGCACCGGGGGAAGGACATCGATGCAGGCGCGTACCGAACGGAGCGTCGTGTGCAGCGCCGGATG
Proteins encoded:
- the LOC120959444 gene encoding esterase B1-like, producing MANERCPPAKCRLLAVVLITLTLLVTLVMALSASGGTVLQHDIPTPPDASDPSSSGICMVAFDHGLAIGSLRQTYGGSSYCAYEGIPYVQPPVGKLRFEDPQPYQLEGARLFQNVSKACPQAYEAPAQMEKLETSEDCLYLNVYGGRLPGAAKPDDALWPVMLWIHGGSFVVGSAQTDIFGPEFLVEKGIIVVTFNYRLAALGFLSLPDLGINANLGLLDQLEALRWTARNAIQFGGDPTRITLCGWSAGAASVTYHLYSPAAKGLFHNAIIMSGSMTQSWAYDFDPDRCGREYLRLLDATNREQLQSRPLARLMAIERAFHINFFSLFYYCFLPTDDSYRPEPELRIVGPDPFARVRSGPPESDVPLLVGYTTLEHGNLFLERDFSHTTPNFPNDNATVQALLEDYLDRRAAHGNRSVPRRRFYQELASVADIIYGIQYFVRQAAAHKRAPLYRYQFAYDGAFGYAKHWYYRNEIVRPDLPGPMHGDELGYLFTPFVYRRHRGKDIDAGAYRTERRVQRRMLRLWSNFIKYGNPTPVTSRQGNGTAGRRIVRWYPYNDPIPERANHYLRIDRRIQLLPEADGENPFHRLWERVFRCLYEFDCEFLSADSPPEDVRR